Proteins encoded within one genomic window of Thunnus albacares chromosome 13, fThuAlb1.1, whole genome shotgun sequence:
- the LOC122996163 gene encoding transmembrane gamma-carboxyglutamic acid protein 3: protein MAAAFLDGKGAHSVLKRFPRANGFLEELKQGNIERECGEESCSFEEANEVFENKERTMEFWKTRSVYTVSSNNEGHSERADTVYMMVPLLGVALLIIIGLFLLWRCQLQKATRRRPAYTQNRYLANNRSTRSLPRILVHREMAAHTESLHQESSSHPTVVVSGAERGGGSQLDSHGLHQQNTRALYVQDSSLSVASRLSGATPPPSYEEVTGHLESSGDETSAPTYSDPPPKYEEIITEK, encoded by the exons CATTCCTTGATGGTAAAGGTGCGCACTCTGTCCTGAAGCGTTTCCCTCGAGCCAATGGCTTCCTGGAGGAGTTAAAACAAGGGAACATTGAGAGGGAGTGTGGTGAGGAGAGCTGCAGCTTCGAAGAAGCCAATGAAGTGTTTGAGAACAAAGAGAGAACG ATGGAGTTTTGGAAAACTCGCAGTGTCTACACAGTGAGCAGCAACAACGAGGGGCACTCTGAGCGTGCCGACACCGTCTACATGATGGTTCCCCTGCTGGGGGTGGCCCTGCTCATTATCATTGGCCTCTTTCTCCTTTGGAGGTGTCAGCTTCAGAAGGCCACACGTCGACGGCCAGCCTACACCCAGAACCGCTACTTGGCCAACAACCGCAGCACCCGGAGCCTACCACGCATTCTGGTTCACCGGGAAATGGCTGCACACACCGAGAGCTTGCACCAGGAGTCTAGCTCACATCCCACTGTGGTAGTGAGTGGTGCTGAAAGAGGGGGAGGTTCCCAGTTAGACTCCCATGGCCTTCACCAGCAGAACACTCGTGCTCTCTATGTTCAGGATTCATCCCTGTCAGTGGCTTCACGGCTGTCCGGTGCCACGCCGCCTCCATCATATGAAGAGGTGACAGGACACCTGGAAAGCAGTGGTGATGAGACCTCAGCTCCTACATACAGTGACCCTCCACCCAAATATGAGGAGATCATAACggagaaatga